The proteins below come from a single Felis catus isolate Fca126 chromosome A1, F.catus_Fca126_mat1.0, whole genome shotgun sequence genomic window:
- the LOC102901986 gene encoding uncharacterized protein LOC102901986 has protein sequence MDHEHSGYLLGIPGQTSPLGRADAASSGAQELQHSGTGAGSCPHESSHCSRLLHPQPGIRLATFTGLTSWPLPSPCCYSSLQTRTHHGAKDRSQTGRPGIPGTVLDLPSPPCRREPLKQREGESFPALAEVLPARDRKSLPSLNACDPTPRRGCPFLETFRISTDLFVPPSSLLPALVRPAALLFLGAVEFDPQMFLHYSYIPVEARRTSTKSRQTRRRILPI, from the exons ATGGACCACGAACATTCTGGCTACCTACTAGGTATTCCTGGACAAACCTCGCCTTTGGGCAGGGCGGATGCCGCTTCCTCAGGGGCCCAGGAGCTTCAGCACTCCGGGACAGGTGCGGGGTCCTGCCCCCACGAATCATCCCACTGCTCTCGCCTGCTCCATCCTCAGCCGGGAATCCGACTGGCTACCTTCACAGGACTGACctcatggccccttccttccccctgttGTTACTCCAGTCTTCAAACGAGGACTCACCATGGCGCCAAGGACAGGTCGCAGACCGGACGCCCTGGAATCCCCGGGACCGTCCTGgaccttccctccccaccctgcagaCGGGAGCCTCTTAAACAACGCGAGGGAGAGAGTTTTCCGGCTCTGGCGGAAGTTCTGCCCGCGCGGGACAGGAAGTCCCTCCCTTCCTTGAACGCCTGCGACCCCACGCCACGCAGAG GCTGCCCCTTCCTGGAGACTTTCCGGATCTCCACAGACCTGTTTGTCCCTCCGTCATCTCTTCTACCTGCTTTAGTGCGTCCTGCAGCGCTCCTCTTCCTCGGGGCAGTGGAATTTGATCCTCAGATGTTTCTTCACTATTCATATATACCAGTTGAAGCCAGAAGAACATCTACCAAGAGCAGACAAACCAGGAGGAGAATTCTGCCTATTTAA